The following coding sequences lie in one Mycobacterium gordonae genomic window:
- a CDS encoding glutamate--cysteine ligase, with protein MPSSRTRSHIDFARSPRPTVGVEWEFALVDAQTRDLSNEATAVIAEIGENPRVHKELLRNTVEVVSGICENAAEAIADLRDTLGPARRIVRDRGMELFCAGTHPFAQWSNQKLTDAPRYAELIKRTQWWGRQMLIWGVHVHVGISSANKVMPIMSSLLNHYPHLLALSASSPWWGGEDTGYASNRSMMFQQLPTAGLPFQFQKWSEFEGFVYDQKKTGIIDHVDEVRWDIRPSPHLGTLEVRICDGVSNLRELGALVALTHCLIVDLDRRLEADQPLPTMPPWHVQENKWRAARYGLDAVIILDADSNERLVTEDLDDVLNRLEPIAKSLKCSDELAAVADIPRRGGSYQRQRRVAEEHDGDLRSVVDALVAELDI; from the coding sequence GTGCCGTCCAGCAGGACGCGGAGTCACATCGACTTCGCCCGCTCGCCGCGGCCGACGGTCGGGGTGGAGTGGGAGTTCGCGCTCGTCGACGCGCAGACCCGGGACCTGAGCAACGAGGCCACCGCGGTGATCGCCGAGATCGGCGAAAACCCGCGGGTGCACAAGGAATTGCTACGCAACACGGTCGAAGTGGTCAGTGGCATCTGCGAGAACGCAGCCGAGGCGATAGCCGACCTGCGTGACACCCTCGGCCCTGCCCGTCGCATCGTGCGTGACCGCGGCATGGAGTTGTTCTGCGCCGGCACCCACCCGTTCGCGCAGTGGTCCAACCAGAAGCTCACCGACGCGCCGCGGTACGCCGAGCTGATCAAACGCACGCAGTGGTGGGGCCGGCAGATGCTGATCTGGGGTGTGCATGTGCATGTCGGGATCTCGTCGGCCAACAAGGTCATGCCCATCATGTCGTCACTGCTCAACCATTACCCGCACCTGCTGGCATTGTCGGCGTCCTCGCCGTGGTGGGGCGGCGAGGACACCGGGTATGCGAGCAACCGGTCGATGATGTTCCAGCAGTTGCCCACCGCCGGGTTGCCGTTCCAATTCCAGAAATGGTCGGAGTTCGAAGGCTTCGTCTACGACCAGAAGAAGACCGGCATCATCGACCACGTCGACGAAGTCCGTTGGGACATCAGGCCTTCCCCGCATCTGGGCACGCTCGAGGTGCGAATCTGCGACGGCGTGTCCAACCTGCGGGAGCTGGGCGCGCTGGTCGCGTTGACCCACTGTCTGATCGTCGACCTGGACCGTCGCCTGGAGGCCGACCAGCCGCTGCCGACGATGCCGCCCTGGCATGTGCAGGAGAACAAGTGGCGGGCGGCCCGGTACGGATTGGACGCGGTAATCATCCTGGATGCCGACAGCAACGAGCGGCTGGTCACCGAGGACCTCGACGACGTGCTGAACCGGCTGGAGCCGATCGCCAAGTCGCTCAAGTGTTCTGACGAACTGGCGGCGGTGGCCGACATCCCGCGCCGCGGCGGGTCCTACCAACGGCAGCGGCGGGTGGCCGAGGAGCACGACGGCGACCTACGTTCGGTTGTCGACGCGCTCGTGGCCGAGCTGGATATCTAG
- a CDS encoding TetR/AcrR family transcriptional regulator, which yields MAPPRKHETDIILDATRALVLRAGPRAASVAAIARASGAPAGTLYHRFGNRDGVVIAAWLRALDRFQQRALAAAGDTALERATAMAVAAIGFARELPDDARLLLTIRPSDLVDSRTDADFRETLSAMNAPLRQQIRELADGLYGSDEPRALDAVYRAVSDLPYAVVRRHAHDDPLPDWLEADVAAAARAVLHSYGERGDEANGSV from the coding sequence ATGGCGCCGCCGCGGAAGCACGAAACCGACATCATCTTGGATGCGACCCGGGCACTGGTGCTCAGGGCAGGCCCGCGGGCGGCCAGCGTCGCGGCGATAGCCAGGGCCAGTGGCGCCCCGGCCGGCACGTTGTACCACCGTTTCGGCAACCGGGACGGTGTGGTGATCGCTGCCTGGCTGCGGGCGCTGGACCGTTTTCAGCAGCGTGCGCTTGCCGCTGCCGGCGACACCGCGTTGGAGCGGGCCACGGCCATGGCCGTGGCCGCCATCGGCTTCGCCCGAGAGCTACCCGACGACGCGCGGCTGTTGTTGACCATCCGGCCAAGCGACCTGGTCGACAGCCGCACGGACGCGGACTTCCGGGAGACGCTGAGCGCCATGAACGCTCCGCTGAGGCAACAGATTCGCGAGTTGGCGGACGGGCTCTACGGCAGCGACGAGCCACGCGCGCTGGACGCGGTGTACCGCGCCGTCTCCGATCTGCCCTACGCCGTCGTCAGGCGCCACGCTCACGACGACCCGTTGCCCGACTGGCTTGAGGCTGATGTCGCGGCCGCCGCCCGCGCGGTGCTGCATAGTTATGGGGAGAGAGGGGACGAGGCGAATGGAAGCGTTTGA
- a CDS encoding LON peptidase substrate-binding domain-containing protein gives MEAFDVAMFPLESALLPEDDLPLRIFEPRYTALVRDCLDSPDPRFGVVLISRGREVGGGEARSEVGTLATITDYLDAGGGRYALHCRMGERIKVVRWLPDDPYPRALVRVWPDEPGPPVTTAEFLDVEDRVWALFERIADVQRVELPSRDEIFDYGDRAADVPKLLYALASRIPMGPADRYAVLSAASAADRLAALLEAVDSVEAVVEFQLSE, from the coding sequence ATGGAAGCGTTTGACGTAGCGATGTTCCCACTCGAATCTGCGTTGTTGCCGGAGGACGATCTGCCGCTGCGCATCTTCGAGCCCCGTTACACCGCACTCGTCCGGGATTGCCTGGACAGCCCCGATCCTCGCTTCGGCGTCGTGCTGATCTCCCGTGGCCGCGAGGTCGGTGGCGGTGAAGCGCGCTCGGAAGTCGGCACCCTCGCCACGATCACCGACTACTTAGACGCAGGCGGTGGCCGCTACGCGCTGCATTGCCGGATGGGTGAACGCATCAAGGTGGTGCGGTGGCTGCCGGACGATCCGTACCCGCGGGCCCTGGTGCGGGTGTGGCCCGACGAGCCGGGACCGCCGGTGACCACCGCCGAATTCCTCGACGTCGAGGACCGGGTGTGGGCGCTGTTCGAGCGGATCGCCGACGTGCAGCGCGTTGAACTGCCCAGTCGCGACGAGATCTTCGACTACGGGGACCGCGCCGCCGACGTACCAAAGCTGCTGTACGCATTGGCATCTCGCATTCCGATGGGGCCGGCCGACCGGTACGCGGTGTTGTCGGCCGCATCCGCCGCAGACCGGTTGGCGGCGTTGCTCGAGGCCGTCGACTCCGTCGAAGCAGTGGTGGAGTTTCAGCTGTCGGAGTGA
- a CDS encoding MFS transporter, whose translation MLMVSQGATLSANVFINGVAFLIPTLADRGNTLVQGALLASMPSVGMMLTLIGWGHVLDRRGERFVLSVGLGLTAAAGFAAATVHSMLLIGAFLVLGGMAAASCITASGRLVTGWFPEPQRALAMGIRQTAQPLGIAVAALAIPALANHNISTALVFPAGLCALAAAVSLLGIHDPPREERSDVDMHELVDLYRGTSLWRIHFASALLMVPQPVVLTFMLVWFTAEYRLSAAWAGVLVGGSQLLGALFRIAAGRWADRIGSRMRPVRIIAAVTTAVMLVLAFTNLLHWSAAIPVMVIASAITGDNGLPFTKIPEIAGPYWSGWALGKQNTFERLVVAVAPPVFAQLIMVAGYPLAFAVSGLFPLAALPLVPVQPRPTDHSDS comes from the coding sequence ATGCTGATGGTGTCACAGGGAGCGACGCTGTCGGCCAACGTCTTCATCAACGGGGTCGCGTTCCTGATACCCACCCTGGCCGATCGGGGCAACACCCTGGTCCAGGGTGCTCTGCTGGCGTCGATGCCGAGTGTCGGCATGATGCTGACTCTGATCGGCTGGGGTCACGTCCTGGACCGCCGCGGCGAGCGGTTCGTGCTGTCGGTGGGTCTGGGCCTGACCGCGGCGGCGGGCTTCGCCGCCGCGACGGTGCACTCGATGCTGCTGATCGGCGCCTTTCTAGTGCTCGGCGGCATGGCCGCCGCGAGCTGCATCACCGCCAGCGGCAGGCTGGTCACCGGATGGTTTCCCGAGCCGCAACGGGCGCTGGCCATGGGAATCCGGCAGACCGCGCAACCGTTGGGAATAGCCGTAGCCGCCTTGGCGATCCCCGCTCTGGCCAACCACAACATCTCAACCGCTCTGGTGTTCCCCGCCGGCCTGTGCGCGCTCGCGGCGGCGGTCAGTTTACTGGGCATCCACGATCCGCCACGGGAGGAACGCAGCGACGTCGACATGCACGAACTGGTCGACCTCTACCGGGGAACGTCGTTGTGGCGCATCCATTTCGCTTCCGCGCTGCTGATGGTGCCCCAACCGGTGGTGCTGACGTTCATGCTGGTCTGGTTCACCGCCGAATACCGACTGTCGGCGGCTTGGGCCGGAGTGCTGGTCGGTGGCTCGCAACTCCTGGGCGCGCTGTTCCGGATCGCGGCCGGGCGGTGGGCGGACCGCATCGGCTCACGGATGCGGCCGGTCCGCATCATCGCGGCGGTCACCACCGCGGTGATGCTGGTGCTGGCGTTCACCAACCTTCTGCACTGGAGCGCCGCCATCCCTGTCATGGTCATCGCGTCGGCCATCACCGGTGACAACGGGCTGCCGTTCACGAAAATCCCGGAGATCGCCGGGCCGTACTGGAGCGGCTGGGCGCTGGGCAAGCAGAACACCTTCGAGCGCCTGGTGGTGGCCGTCGCGCCCCCCGTCTTCGCCCAGCTGATCATGGTCGCGGGCTACCCGTTGGCGTTCGCGGTATCCGGGTTGTTCCCGCTGGCCGCGCTGCCGTTGGTGCCCGTGCAGCCACGGCCGACCGATCACTCCGACAGCTGA
- a CDS encoding monovalent cation/H(+) antiporter subunit G — MNILDTASAALQLSGSALALTAAIGVVRFKDTLSRMHSATKPQVIGLILVLTGATVRLRHDSDVGVLILTGSFTIITAPVIAHRVGRLAYHEQDLRDLLTTDQLKSDVPDEREDG; from the coding sequence ATGAATATCCTCGACACCGCCTCGGCCGCATTGCAATTGTCCGGTTCAGCACTGGCGCTGACCGCGGCCATCGGGGTCGTCCGGTTCAAAGACACCTTGTCGCGGATGCACTCCGCGACCAAACCTCAAGTGATCGGCCTGATCTTGGTCCTGACGGGTGCAACTGTCCGGCTACGCCATGATTCCGACGTCGGTGTGCTCATCTTGACCGGATCGTTCACGATCATCACCGCACCCGTCATCGCGCATCGCGTTGGGCGCTTGGCATACCACGAGCAGGACCTGCGGGACCTGCTGACGACTGACCAGCTGAAGTCAGATGTTCCCGATGAGCGAGAAGACGGCTGA
- a CDS encoding monovalent cation/H+ antiporter complex subunit F: protein MTMVSATSLVAAVMLGIAAVLTTVRLLAGPSTLDRLVALDTLIAVTMCAIAIWAAVSLDITVAFSLAALALISFIGSVSVARFRVREVQRNRRRRR from the coding sequence ATGACCATGGTCTCGGCAACCTCATTGGTCGCCGCGGTGATGCTGGGGATCGCAGCCGTACTCACTACCGTCCGCCTCCTGGCGGGCCCCAGCACGTTGGACCGCCTGGTCGCGCTGGATACCCTGATCGCGGTCACGATGTGCGCTATCGCGATCTGGGCGGCGGTGAGCCTGGACATCACGGTGGCCTTCAGCCTCGCTGCCCTTGCGCTGATCAGTTTCATCGGGTCGGTGAGCGTGGCTCGCTTCAGGGTGCGCGAGGTCCAGCGGAACCGGCGGAGACGCCGATGA
- a CDS encoding Na+/H+ antiporter subunit E, with translation MSAANPTRTVVRRVTVLVTLAAVWTLLWGDYSPGTALVGLMVATVIVTVLPLPKVPIQGRVHVVSLLRLITRVAWFLLVSSVQVSWLAIRPGSLPLSAVLRVQLAVKSDLVLVFASNILSMMPGSLVLEIDQTRRVLFCHVINAGSARAMETFRHQVTELERLLLAAFERDADWRPRRIEGNP, from the coding sequence ATGAGCGCGGCCAACCCGACGCGGACGGTCGTGCGCCGGGTGACGGTACTGGTCACACTGGCGGCGGTCTGGACGTTGCTGTGGGGGGATTATTCGCCGGGCACCGCGCTCGTCGGGTTGATGGTGGCCACGGTCATCGTCACCGTGCTGCCATTACCGAAAGTTCCGATCCAGGGCCGGGTGCACGTGGTCTCGCTGCTTCGACTCATCACGCGCGTCGCGTGGTTTCTGCTGGTCTCCAGCGTTCAGGTCTCCTGGTTGGCGATCAGACCGGGCTCGTTGCCGCTTTCGGCTGTGCTTCGCGTGCAGCTCGCAGTGAAGTCCGATCTGGTGCTGGTGTTCGCCTCCAACATCCTGTCGATGATGCCCGGGTCGTTGGTGCTGGAGATCGACCAAACGCGCCGAGTGCTCTTCTGCCACGTGATCAATGCCGGATCTGCGCGCGCTATGGAGACGTTCCGGCACCAGGTCACCGAGTTGGAACGGCTACTGCTCGCCGCCTTCGAACGCGATGCCGATTGGCGACCGCGGCGAATCGAGGGGAATCCATGA
- a CDS encoding Na+/H+ antiporter subunit D, with amino-acid sequence MGLDLGSTLTPLPVLLPTLGAAATLIAGRRPRIQRGIALTVLAALVAVCAALLYLVDKNGTLALAVGGWGPTGAGLGPLGIMLVVDRLSALMLVVSSIVLVTVVVYAIGQGIRDGDEHHPISIFLPTYLTLAAGVCMAFLAGDLFNLFVGFEVLLNASFVLLTIGATADRVRAGIGYVMVSMLSSLIFLSGIALVYAATGTLNMAELAVRFDGISSGTRSAVFAVLLVAFGIKAAVFPLSAWLPDSYPTAPAPVTAVFAGILTKIGIYSIIRAHALLLPGSGLDHVLLVAALLTMLVGIFGAIAQSDIKRLLSFTLVSHIGFMMFGVALSNQPGMSGAIYYVAHHIIVQTTLFLVLGLIERQAGTSALGRLGGLTATPLLAFAFLVPALNLGGIPPFSGFIGKVALLQAGVLNGSVLAWTLVAGGVLTSLLTLLVVARVWTKAFWRPRAEAPGADLVSASPAALLGDADDVALSQRDDVGKMPVGMVGPTLALVAVGLTLTVAAGPIVDYSQRAATEVLDRSRYITAVLSGADAHHDEAGGQ; translated from the coding sequence GTGGGCCTTGACCTCGGCTCCACCCTGACTCCGCTGCCCGTCCTGCTCCCCACCCTCGGCGCAGCGGCCACGTTGATCGCGGGACGACGGCCGCGGATACAGCGCGGGATTGCGCTGACCGTCCTTGCAGCGCTGGTCGCAGTCTGCGCGGCCCTGCTCTACCTCGTCGACAAAAACGGAACACTGGCCCTCGCCGTCGGCGGCTGGGGCCCGACCGGCGCCGGGCTGGGACCATTGGGCATCATGCTGGTGGTCGATCGACTATCCGCGCTGATGCTGGTGGTGTCCTCGATCGTGTTGGTGACCGTTGTCGTCTACGCGATCGGCCAGGGCATCCGCGACGGCGACGAGCACCACCCGATCTCGATTTTCCTCCCCACCTATCTGACGCTGGCCGCGGGCGTCTGCATGGCGTTTCTGGCCGGCGACTTGTTCAACCTCTTCGTCGGATTCGAGGTGCTGCTGAACGCCAGTTTTGTGCTCTTGACCATCGGGGCCACCGCTGACCGGGTGCGTGCCGGCATCGGCTACGTCATGGTCTCGATGCTGTCGTCACTGATCTTCTTGTCCGGCATCGCACTCGTCTACGCTGCCACCGGAACCCTCAACATGGCTGAACTGGCCGTGCGGTTCGACGGAATCAGCTCCGGTACGCGCAGCGCGGTGTTCGCGGTGCTGCTCGTCGCATTCGGAATCAAGGCCGCGGTCTTTCCGCTTTCGGCCTGGTTGCCCGACTCCTACCCCACCGCGCCTGCCCCCGTCACCGCGGTATTCGCCGGAATCCTGACCAAAATCGGTATCTACTCGATCATCCGGGCACACGCACTGCTACTCCCTGGCTCTGGATTGGACCATGTGCTGCTGGTGGCGGCGCTGCTGACCATGCTCGTCGGCATCTTCGGCGCCATCGCCCAGAGTGACATCAAACGTCTGCTGTCATTCACGCTGGTTAGCCACATCGGCTTCATGATGTTCGGGGTCGCGCTGAGCAACCAGCCTGGCATGTCCGGTGCCATCTATTACGTCGCGCACCACATCATCGTGCAAACCACACTCTTCCTGGTGTTGGGGCTCATCGAACGGCAGGCCGGCACGTCGGCGCTGGGTCGCCTCGGCGGTCTGACCGCCACCCCGCTGCTGGCGTTCGCGTTCCTCGTGCCCGCATTGAATCTTGGTGGCATTCCGCCGTTCTCGGGTTTCATCGGCAAAGTGGCGCTGCTGCAGGCCGGCGTGTTGAACGGTTCGGTGCTGGCCTGGACCCTGGTCGCCGGGGGCGTGCTCACCAGTTTGCTGACTTTGCTGGTAGTGGCCCGAGTGTGGACCAAGGCATTCTGGCGACCCCGCGCCGAGGCGCCCGGTGCTGATTTGGTGAGCGCCAGCCCGGCGGCGTTGCTGGGTGACGCGGACGACGTGGCCCTCAGCCAGCGCGACGACGTGGGCAAGATGCCTGTCGGTATGGTCGGCCCCACCCTCGCCCTGGTTGCGGTGGGATTGACGCTGACCGTTGCGGCCGGACCTATCGTCGACTACAGCCAACGGGCAGCCACGGAAGTCCTCGACCGGAGCCGCTACATCACCGCGGTTCTGTCCGGGGCCGACGCACACCATGACGAGGCAGGTGGCCAATGA
- a CDS encoding Na(+)/H(+) antiporter subunit C — protein MTTYVVSMLAVAGLLGAGVYLLLERSLTRMLLGLLLISNAVNLLIVNAGGPPGNPPVRDHGGATKPATADPLAQAMVLTAIVITMGAAAFVLALAYRSYRLTTAERVGDDLEDVRVSRLSGSEAGAVDEDEDAPVPISGSDDPHELDAIPPEGRSGP, from the coding sequence GTGACCACGTACGTCGTTTCTATGCTTGCGGTCGCCGGCCTCCTGGGCGCCGGCGTATACCTGCTGCTAGAGCGCAGCCTGACCCGGATGTTGTTGGGCCTGCTGCTGATCAGCAACGCGGTGAACCTGCTGATCGTCAATGCCGGCGGGCCACCAGGCAATCCGCCGGTGCGCGACCACGGCGGCGCTACCAAGCCGGCGACCGCCGATCCGTTAGCGCAGGCCATGGTGTTGACGGCGATCGTCATCACGATGGGTGCCGCGGCATTCGTGCTGGCGCTGGCCTACCGGTCATATCGCCTGACCACCGCGGAACGGGTGGGTGACGACTTAGAGGACGTCCGCGTCTCGCGGTTATCAGGGTCCGAAGCCGGTGCCGTGGACGAGGATGAGGATGCACCGGTGCCAATCTCCGGCAGCGACGACCCACATGAGCTCGACGCGATACCCCCGGAGGGCCGCAGTGGGCCTTGA
- a CDS encoding Na+/H+ antiporter subunit A: MLAVLLAHALAAAIAPVLVYRWGRRAFYPLASVPLICLVWVVVNWPASHADDHTQIIDWVPGLSMDIALRWDSLAAIMSVLALGIGALVLFYCVEYFRHQDGHQENRLPSFAAQLVAFSGAMFGLVVADNMLVLYVFWELTTVLSFLLIGHYAERFASRRAATQALLVTTAGGLAMLAGIIGLGQAAGSYLLSDVVAAPPTGVAVTVSVLLILVGALSKSAIVPLHFWLPGAMAAPTPVSAYLHAAAMVKAGVYLIARLAPGFADSPGWQPTAVILGLLTMLTAGWRALREYDLKLLLAYGTVSYLGLITVLLGAGGRDLVLAGLTVLCAHAMFKAALFMVVGIIDHATGTRDIRRLVGLGRRCPALMAIAVAAAASMAALPPFLGFVAKEAAFATLADSESLGKTAPWVLAGVVIGSIFSVAYSLRFLWGAFAGKGRSAPSTRVAELHPPTPTFQAAPAVLAAAGLGVGLAPVHLSHLLEGYADTIASDRHDYHLELWHPGLAQTLSALVLLVGTAAFLGRAWLRRAVLRELSGHDASADRAYDAVIRGLDVAAVRVTALTQRGSIPATQAVILSTLVLLPAGALWLGAHTRPELRLWDSPIQAVVVGVILAGALGATMTCNRLAAVLMVGVTGYGSGVLFAFHGAPDLALTQFLVETVTLVIFVLVLRTLPAEVDAADVRRFRLPRALLALAVGVSVTVLAAFAMAARTAAPIGSLLPDAAYFRGNGGNTVNVILVDIRAWDTLGEVSVLLVAATGVASLVFRHRRYGSAPRVPPPRTAATGPPPTPTRPATPYTPAVSDTTWLRGSEFRDPGSRSLVLEVTTRIIFPLLMLMSVFFFFTGHNAPGGGFAGGLAAGLALTLRYLAGGRYELGETLPLDAGKILGAGLALSAGTAVASLALGAPALSSAVVQFDLPLVGHVKLVTALFFDLGVYLIVVGVVLDVLRSLGARVDEELAESVPEAQVRAP, encoded by the coding sequence GTGCTCGCCGTCTTGCTTGCCCACGCGCTGGCCGCCGCAATAGCGCCGGTACTCGTGTACCGATGGGGTCGTCGCGCGTTCTACCCGCTGGCATCCGTACCCCTGATCTGTCTGGTGTGGGTCGTCGTGAACTGGCCGGCCAGCCACGCCGACGACCACACGCAAATCATCGATTGGGTGCCCGGCCTGTCGATGGACATCGCACTGCGATGGGATTCGCTGGCGGCGATCATGAGTGTGCTGGCGCTGGGGATCGGTGCGCTGGTGTTGTTCTACTGCGTCGAGTACTTCCGCCACCAAGACGGCCATCAAGAGAACCGGCTGCCCAGCTTCGCCGCCCAACTGGTCGCGTTCTCCGGCGCCATGTTCGGCTTGGTGGTCGCCGACAACATGCTGGTGCTCTACGTGTTCTGGGAACTGACCACCGTACTGTCGTTCCTGCTGATCGGCCACTACGCGGAACGCTTCGCCAGCCGGCGCGCCGCCACCCAGGCGCTGCTGGTGACCACCGCCGGCGGGCTCGCAATGCTGGCCGGCATCATCGGGCTGGGCCAGGCCGCCGGCAGCTATCTGCTGTCGGATGTGGTCGCGGCACCGCCGACGGGGGTGGCGGTCACCGTCAGCGTGCTACTCATCCTGGTCGGCGCGTTGAGTAAGTCGGCCATTGTGCCACTGCACTTCTGGCTGCCGGGCGCGATGGCCGCGCCCACACCGGTAAGCGCCTACTTGCATGCCGCGGCGATGGTCAAGGCCGGTGTGTATCTGATCGCGCGCCTGGCGCCAGGTTTCGCCGATTCTCCAGGCTGGCAACCGACCGCAGTGATTCTGGGTTTGCTGACGATGTTGACGGCCGGGTGGCGCGCTCTTCGCGAGTACGACCTCAAACTGTTGCTGGCCTACGGCACGGTCAGCTATCTGGGCCTGATCACCGTGCTCCTCGGCGCCGGAGGCCGGGATCTCGTACTGGCCGGGCTCACCGTGCTCTGCGCGCACGCGATGTTCAAAGCGGCGCTCTTCATGGTGGTCGGGATCATCGACCATGCCACCGGGACCCGGGACATCCGGCGGCTTGTGGGGCTCGGGCGACGCTGCCCGGCGCTGATGGCGATTGCCGTCGCTGCCGCCGCAAGCATGGCGGCCCTGCCACCGTTTCTCGGATTTGTCGCGAAGGAAGCCGCGTTCGCCACGCTGGCCGACAGCGAATCGCTCGGAAAGACCGCGCCGTGGGTGTTGGCCGGTGTGGTGATCGGATCGATCTTCTCGGTCGCCTACAGCCTGCGATTTCTGTGGGGCGCTTTCGCCGGGAAGGGCCGGTCGGCGCCCAGCACTCGAGTCGCCGAACTGCATCCGCCCACACCGACGTTCCAGGCGGCCCCGGCGGTGTTGGCAGCGGCGGGCCTCGGCGTCGGTTTGGCGCCTGTCCACCTGAGCCACCTCCTGGAAGGCTACGCGGACACGATCGCGTCGGACCGCCACGATTACCACCTGGAGCTGTGGCATCCGGGTTTGGCCCAAACGCTCTCGGCGCTGGTGCTGCTCGTCGGCACCGCGGCATTCCTCGGACGGGCCTGGTTGCGGCGCGCCGTGCTGCGCGAGCTTTCCGGTCACGACGCATCGGCCGACCGGGCCTACGACGCGGTGATCCGCGGGCTGGATGTCGCGGCGGTGCGGGTGACCGCGCTGACCCAGCGTGGCTCCATCCCGGCGACCCAAGCGGTGATCCTGTCCACCCTGGTGCTGCTGCCGGCGGGCGCGCTGTGGCTGGGCGCCCACACCCGCCCGGAGCTTCGGCTCTGGGATTCGCCCATTCAGGCGGTGGTCGTCGGGGTGATCTTGGCCGGCGCGCTCGGCGCCACCATGACCTGCAATCGGCTTGCCGCCGTGCTCATGGTCGGGGTCACCGGGTACGGCAGTGGCGTCCTGTTCGCCTTTCACGGCGCGCCCGACCTGGCGCTGACGCAGTTCCTGGTGGAAACGGTGACACTGGTGATATTCGTGCTGGTGCTACGGACGCTGCCGGCCGAGGTCGATGCTGCGGACGTGCGGCGGTTTCGGTTGCCTCGTGCACTGCTGGCACTGGCGGTGGGCGTCAGCGTGACCGTGCTCGCGGCGTTCGCGATGGCAGCGCGCACCGCCGCGCCGATCGGCTCCTTGCTGCCCGATGCCGCCTACTTCCGGGGGAACGGCGGCAACACCGTGAACGTGATTTTGGTCGATATCAGGGCCTGGGACACCCTCGGTGAAGTGTCGGTGTTGCTGGTGGCCGCGACAGGGGTCGCCTCCCTGGTGTTTCGGCACCGTCGTTACGGCTCGGCTCCGCGGGTCCCCCCTCCGCGAACTGCCGCCACTGGGCCGCCGCCCACGCCCACACGGCCCGCCACGCCGTATACCCCTGCCGTCAGCGACACCACCTGGCTGCGCGGCAGTGAGTTTCGCGACCCCGGCTCCCGATCTCTGGTACTCGAAGTCACGACGCGCATCATTTTCCCGCTCCTCATGCTCATGTCCGTGTTCTTCTTTTTCACCGGCCACAATGCCCCCGGGGGTGGCTTCGCCGGGGGGCTGGCCGCGGGATTGGCCCTGACGTTGCGCTACCTCGCCGGAGGTCGCTACGAACTCGGCGAAACGCTGCCACTGGATGCCGGCAAGATTCTGGGGGCCGGCCTCGCTCTATCCGCCGGAACCGCGGTGGCCTCGCTCGCGCTGGGGGCACCGGCGCTGTCGTCGGCGGTAGTGCAGTTCGATCTGCCCTTGGTAGGACACGTCAAGTTGGTGACAGCGCTGTTCTTCGACTTGGGCGTATATCTCATCGTGGTCGGCGTGGTGCTCGACGTGCTGCGCAGCCTGGGCGCACGGGTCGACGAAGAGCTTGCCGAATCGGTGCCCGAAGCGCAGGTGCGTGCGCCGTGA